In Rhodococcus rhodochrous, a single genomic region encodes these proteins:
- a CDS encoding MCE family protein, protein MTRTAIAAGIYALVMVLILAGLFVVFGQVRFGEHTRYHAVFDDVSGLEEGQFVRVSGVEVGRVTAVEFAENNRIDVTFEVDSSYTPTRASIATVRYLNLVGDRYLELSDGAGDPTPMAAGETIGTDRTRPALDLDVLIGSFTPLFRALEPEQVNRLSADLITVLQGQGGTVESVLAQAASLTSHIADRDVLVGQVITNLDSVLANLAAHRDTFDTALVRAHEVAARLAQDATLVGDAVTHIDAIGGSLTDLLAQSRTSLAGTIRETGNVAAQVDSRSDTVEQLTTELPDAYKALTRLGAYGGFFNYYLCGMLIEINDLSGNKVTSPLFGQTTGRCAPA, encoded by the coding sequence ATGACACGCACCGCGATCGCCGCGGGCATCTACGCCCTCGTCATGGTTCTGATCCTCGCCGGACTGTTCGTCGTCTTCGGCCAGGTCCGGTTCGGTGAACACACGCGCTACCACGCGGTCTTCGACGACGTCTCCGGTCTCGAGGAGGGCCAGTTCGTCCGCGTCTCCGGAGTCGAGGTCGGCAGGGTCACCGCCGTGGAGTTCGCCGAGAACAACCGCATCGACGTGACCTTCGAGGTCGACTCGTCGTACACCCCGACCCGCGCGAGCATCGCCACCGTGCGCTATCTCAACCTCGTCGGCGACCGCTATCTCGAATTGTCCGACGGCGCCGGTGATCCCACGCCCATGGCGGCGGGCGAGACGATCGGCACCGACCGGACCCGGCCGGCACTCGATCTCGACGTGCTCATCGGCAGCTTCACACCGTTGTTCCGCGCGCTCGAACCCGAACAGGTCAACCGGTTGTCGGCCGATCTCATCACCGTGCTGCAGGGCCAGGGCGGCACCGTCGAATCCGTCCTCGCCCAGGCGGCCTCGCTGACCTCCCACATCGCCGACCGCGACGTTCTCGTCGGGCAGGTGATCACGAACCTCGACTCGGTGCTCGCGAATCTCGCCGCGCACCGCGACACCTTCGACACCGCGCTGGTGCGTGCCCACGAGGTGGCCGCGCGACTCGCGCAGGATGCCACGCTCGTCGGCGACGCCGTCACCCACATCGATGCGATCGGCGGGTCGCTCACCGATCTGCTCGCGCAGTCCCGCACCTCACTCGCCGGCACGATCCGCGAGACCGGCAACGTCGCCGCGCAGGTCGACTCGCGCAGCGACACCGTCGAGCAACTGACGACCGAACTCCCCGACGCCTACAAGGCCCTCACGCGACTCGGCGCCTACGGCGGATTCTTCAACTACTACCTGTGCGGCATGCTCATCGAGATCAACGACCTGTCCGGGAACAAGGTCACCTCACCGCTGTTCGGGCAGACGACGGGCAGGTGCGCTCCGGCATGA